The Streptomyces luteogriseus genome includes a window with the following:
- a CDS encoding LAETG motif-containing sortase-dependent surface protein: MAVLSVSRRARAVRVLGVVSASAALALGTAGNALACDISEFSAEAKCDGDKGVISVTDVDPAGIPATVTVYLQNNGADAKKVGTQVVKGSREGTTITFTEDWEPNAEYRIHVKAARYVDADIKPNLVTPATACKKEEEPPASTPPATPTPSASPSKPAEETETPAPEPSESQSTSPAANAPAPAGDSNLAETGANSNTGLIAGIAAALVVVGGGAVFFGMRRRGANSDS; encoded by the coding sequence GTGGCAGTTCTGTCCGTATCCCGCCGCGCACGTGCCGTGCGCGTCCTCGGTGTCGTCTCCGCCTCGGCCGCGCTCGCGCTCGGTACCGCGGGCAACGCGCTCGCCTGCGACATCAGCGAGTTCTCCGCCGAGGCGAAGTGCGATGGTGACAAGGGCGTCATCTCCGTCACCGATGTCGACCCCGCCGGCATCCCGGCCACGGTCACCGTGTACCTGCAGAACAACGGCGCCGACGCGAAGAAGGTCGGCACGCAGGTGGTCAAGGGCTCGCGCGAAGGCACCACCATCACCTTCACCGAGGACTGGGAGCCGAACGCCGAGTACCGCATCCACGTCAAGGCCGCCCGCTACGTGGACGCGGACATCAAGCCGAACCTCGTCACCCCGGCCACGGCCTGCAAGAAGGAGGAGGAGCCCCCGGCTTCGACTCCCCCGGCGACGCCGACCCCGTCGGCCTCCCCGTCCAAGCCGGCGGAGGAGACCGAGACCCCCGCCCCGGAGCCGTCGGAGAGCCAGAGCACCTCGCCGGCTGCCAACGCCCCCGCCCCGGCCGGTGACTCCAACCTCGCCGAGACCGGCGCCAACTCCAACACCGGCCTCATCGCCGGCATCGCGGCGGCCCTGGTCGTCGTCGGTGGCGGCGCGGTGTTCTTCGGCATGCGCCGCCGCGGGGCGAACAGCGACAGCTGA
- a CDS encoding maleylpyruvate isomerase family mycothiol-dependent enzyme has protein sequence MTPLLAHDRYCDEIAHQVGLLRSVVTSGADLSGTVPTCPEWSLEDLVRHMGGALRWVELMVRTRAEEEVPEERVPGAAGPGARGDAAALDAWLAESGEQLVAALREAGPDTKVWGWAGILNAGFWARRVTHEITVHRADATLAAGLPYEVAPEVAADALDEWLQIVEYVQRTVPHDAAGELRGPGRSIHLHATDTGPEVNAEWLVELTEDGVAWRRGHEKATVALRGPLTSVLLAFYRRLPLDAPELEVLGERQLLEFWLERATFG, from the coding sequence ATGACGCCGCTACTCGCGCACGACCGTTACTGCGACGAAATCGCCCACCAGGTCGGCCTGTTGAGGTCCGTGGTGACCTCCGGTGCCGACCTGTCGGGCACGGTGCCGACCTGCCCGGAGTGGTCCCTGGAGGACCTCGTACGGCACATGGGCGGTGCCCTGCGCTGGGTGGAGCTCATGGTGCGCACCCGGGCCGAGGAGGAGGTGCCGGAGGAGCGGGTGCCGGGTGCGGCCGGGCCCGGGGCGCGGGGGGACGCGGCCGCGCTGGACGCATGGCTGGCGGAGAGCGGAGAGCAACTCGTCGCCGCACTGCGGGAGGCCGGGCCGGACACGAAGGTGTGGGGCTGGGCCGGAATACTCAACGCCGGGTTCTGGGCCCGCAGGGTGACGCACGAGATCACCGTGCACCGCGCGGACGCCACGCTCGCGGCCGGGCTGCCCTACGAGGTCGCGCCCGAGGTGGCCGCCGACGCGCTCGACGAGTGGCTGCAGATCGTGGAGTACGTGCAGCGGACGGTGCCGCACGACGCGGCGGGGGAACTGCGCGGCCCCGGCCGCAGCATCCACCTGCACGCCACCGACACCGGGCCGGAGGTGAACGCCGAGTGGCTCGTCGAACTCACCGAGGACGGCGTCGCCTGGCGCCGGGGTCACGAGAAGGCCACCGTGGCCCTGCGCGGGCCGCTCACCTCCGTCCTGCTGGCGTTCTACCGCCGGCTGCCGCTGGACGCACCGGAGCTGGAGGTGCTGGGCGAGCGCCAGTTGCTGGAGTTCTGGCTGGAGCGGGCGACGTTCGGCTGA